The nucleotide window GAGGTCCCGGCCACCGCCGGGTACGGCGAGCCGATCACCAAGTTCTTCAAACTCGCGGACGGCGCGAAGGTGGTTGCGGCGGTGACCACCGACCCGCGGTTCACGCCCGCGGACCTGCCCGCGAAGGGCGACACGCCCGGCGGCCCGTTCCTGGTCGTGGCCACGCGCAACGGGTTCGTGCTGCGCCTGCCGCTGACCGCGTTCCGGTCCGAGTCCACGAAAGTCGGCCGGCGGTTCGTGAAGCTGGAGGAGGGCGATAAAGTGGTGATGGTGCGGCTCGCGGGCGCCGAGGAGGGCGTGATGCTCGCGACCTCCGGCGGGTACGTCACCCACTTCCCGCTGGACCAGGTGTCGATCCTGTCCGGGGCCGGGAAGGGCGTCATCGGCATCGAACTCGAATCGAAGGACGACTGCCTCGGCGGGGTGCTGGTGGGCGGGCGGTTCGACAAGCTCGTGGTGGAAACCGAGAACGGGAAGACCCAGGACTTCGGTCCCGGCGCGGTCAAGACCCGCAAGCGCGGCGCGAAGGGCGAGAAGCCCGGCGCGCGGACCAAGTTCGCGCGGGTGGTCCCGCCGGAGATCCAACTCGCCGACTGGGACGCGGTCGAGGGCAAGAAGAAGGACGCCGACTAGACGGCCGCTACCCAACTGACGGTCGCCGACTGGCCGTTCGCTACCCGTTCGGCGGCGCGAGCGCCGGGCGCTCCGGACCGCCCGAACGATGTGACCGCCGCCGCGTCGCGTGCAGACTTTTCACACGACGTGTTACCAGTAAACGGTCTCGTACACCCACGACCAAGCATCCGATCAGCTATGAGCGCACTCACCGCCGGCCGCACCGCGGCGTACCGAACCGAAGACATTCAGGTCCTTGAGGGGCTGGAGCCGGTCCGCAAGCGCCCCGCCATGTACATCGGCGGCGTGGACGCGAAGGGGCTGCACCACCTCGCGTGGGAGATCCTCGACAACGCCGTGGACGAGTACATCAACGGCTACGCCGACCACATCACCGTGACGCTGCACAAGTCCGGGCAAGCGATCACGATCTTCGACAACGGCCGCGGCATCCCCGTGGACATGCACCCCAAGCACAAGAAGACCGGGCTCGAACTGGTGCTGACGGTGCTGCACGCGGGCGGCAAGTTCGGCGAGTCCGAGAGCGGCTACATCCACTCCGGCGGGTTGCACGGGGTCGGCGCGTCGGTCGTGAACGCGCTCTCGAAGAGGCTCGTGGCGACGGTGCGGCGCGACGGGTTCGAGTACCGGCAGGAGTACGCGAAGGGGACGCCGCTCGCGAAAATCGAGAAGGTCGGTCCGTTCCGCGGGCACGGGACCGGCATCTACTTCGAGCCCGACGACACGATCTTCAAGACCGTCCGGTTCGACCCGGACACGCTCCGCGCCCGGCTGGAGGACACGTCGTTCGTCCACAGCGGGCTGCGGATCACGTTCAAGAACGAGGTGACCGGCGAGACGCTGGAACTCGCGAACCCGGGCGGGCTGCCCGCGTTCCTGGGGCGCCTGGTGCTGGACGGGCAGAAGCCGCCGGTGACCGAGGCGTCGTTCTCCGCGGTGCGCGAGACCGGGGACAAGATCGAGGTCGCGCTCCAGTGGACGGAGTCCACCGAGGAGACGTACCGGTCCTATGCGAACGGCATCCGCACCCCCCAGGGCGGGACGCACGAGAACGGGCTGAAGTCGGCACTGCGCAAGGCCGTGCAGAGCTACATCGACACCCACGACGATGTGAAGAAGCAGAGCAAGGGGCTGAAGATCACCGCGGACGACATCCGTGAAGGCATCGTCGCGGTGCTGTCGGTGTTCCTCCGCGACCCGATGTTCCAGTCGCAGACCAAGGACCGGCTCACGAACACCGAGATGGAAGGTTCGGTCGATAACTTCGTTCGCCCCGCCCTTGAGGCGTGGCTGAACAACAACAAGACCGCCGCCGACTCGATCGTGGGGCGCATCGTCATCGCCGCGCGGATGCGCGAGGCGTCGCGGGCCGCGAAGGAGGAGGTGAAGCGGAAGGCACCGGGGAGCAAGCGCCTCAGCCTCCCGGGCAAACTCGCCGACTGCAAATCGACCGACCGCGACGAGACCGAACTGTTCATCGTGGAAGGCGACTCCGCCGGCGGGTCGGCGAAGCAGGGCCGCAACAACAGCACGCAAGCCGTACTGCCGCTGCGCGGGAAGATCCTGAACTGCGAAGGGCTCCCCGCCTCGAAGGCGCTGACGAACCAGGAAATCGCCGACCTCGTCACCGCGATCGGCACCGGGATCGGCGACAAGTTCAACTACGGCGGACTGCGGTACGGCAAAATCATCCTGCTGATGGACGCCGACGCCGACGGCTGCCACATCACGACACTGATGCTCGCGTTCCTGTTCCGCCACATGCCGGACCTGATCCGGCACGGGCACGTGTACATCGGCCGGCCGCCGCTGTACCGGGTGAACGTCGGGAAGGACATCCACTGGGTTCAGGACGACCAGGGTAAGGAGGAACTGGTCGAGAAACTGACCAAGGCGAACCGCAAGTTCGAGGTGACGCGGTTCAAGGGGCTCGGCGAAATGGACGCGAAGGACCTCGCCGCGACGACGCTCGACCGGCGGACCCGCACCCTGCTGAAGGTGAGCACCGATGGCGCGGCCCTGGAAACGGACCGGACGTTCGCTGATCTGCTCGGCAAGGACGCGAAGCCGCGCTACGACTTCATCATGGCAAAGGCCGATCAGGCCGTGGACGAAGACCTGGACGTGTGACCGGCGGGGCGGCCCGGGCGCCGCCCCGGCCGAGGGCTCACTTCGCCCGGACGCTCGACAGGCCGCCGTCCACGCTGACGATCTGGCCGGTCACCCAGGTGGTCTCGGGCGCCAGGAGCCAGGCGATCGCGTCCGCCACGTCGCCGGGCTCCCCGATGCGCCCCAGCGGGTGCATCGCGGTGGACGCTTTGAGGGTCGCCTCGCTCGATGTCAGCCGCGCGGCGAGTGGGGTGCGGACGAGCCCCGGGGCGACGGCGTTCACGCGGAGGTTCCGGCCGGCGTAGGTGGCCGCGGCCGAGATCACGAGGCCGTTCACCGCGCCCTTCGCGGCGGCGATCGCCTCGTGGTTGGCCAGCCCGATTTTCGTCGCCACGGTGGACATGAGCACCACCGAACCGCCGTTGGGCATGCCCTTGACGGCGGCCCGGAGCACGTTGAACGCGGTCGTCACGTTCACCGCCAGCGTGTCCGCGAACTCTTGGTCGGTGGTGAGGTGCGCCGGCTTCAGCAGGATCGAGCCGCACAGGTTCGCGGCACCGGTGATCGGCCCGAACTGTTGCCCCGCCTCGGCGAACAGGAGGTCCACAGCGCCGGAATCGATCGCGTTCAGGGTGCGCACCGCGACCGTCGCGCC belongs to Gemmata obscuriglobus and includes:
- a CDS encoding DNA gyrase/topoisomerase IV subunit B, whose translation is MSALTAGRTAAYRTEDIQVLEGLEPVRKRPAMYIGGVDAKGLHHLAWEILDNAVDEYINGYADHITVTLHKSGQAITIFDNGRGIPVDMHPKHKKTGLELVLTVLHAGGKFGESESGYIHSGGLHGVGASVVNALSKRLVATVRRDGFEYRQEYAKGTPLAKIEKVGPFRGHGTGIYFEPDDTIFKTVRFDPDTLRARLEDTSFVHSGLRITFKNEVTGETLELANPGGLPAFLGRLVLDGQKPPVTEASFSAVRETGDKIEVALQWTESTEETYRSYANGIRTPQGGTHENGLKSALRKAVQSYIDTHDDVKKQSKGLKITADDIREGIVAVLSVFLRDPMFQSQTKDRLTNTEMEGSVDNFVRPALEAWLNNNKTAADSIVGRIVIAARMREASRAAKEEVKRKAPGSKRLSLPGKLADCKSTDRDETELFIVEGDSAGGSAKQGRNNSTQAVLPLRGKILNCEGLPASKALTNQEIADLVTAIGTGIGDKFNYGGLRYGKIILLMDADADGCHITTLMLAFLFRHMPDLIRHGHVYIGRPPLYRVNVGKDIHWVQDDQGKEELVEKLTKANRKFEVTRFKGLGEMDAKDLAATTLDRRTRTLLKVSTDGAALETDRTFADLLGKDAKPRYDFIMAKADQAVDEDLDV
- a CDS encoding SDR family NAD(P)-dependent oxidoreductase — its product is MSDIPAYVIVGAAGGIGSALCRRLAARGPCKLMLAGRDPNKLDALASDLTTAGATVAVRTLNAIDSGAVDLLFAEAGQQFGPITGAANLCGSILLKPAHLTTDQEFADTLAVNVTTAFNVLRAAVKGMPNGGSVVLMSTVATKIGLANHEAIAAAKGAVNGLVISAAATYAGRNLRVNAVAPGLVRTPLAARLTSSEATLKASTAMHPLGRIGEPGDVADAIAWLLAPETTWVTGQIVSVDGGLSSVRAK